The following are from one region of the Corylus avellana chromosome ca1, CavTom2PMs-1.0 genome:
- the LOC132184012 gene encoding uncharacterized protein LOC132184012, translated as MAGDQSGELLRLNMEVRDALGAAVLKYLEGSYNYVDWSIQVQTYLVAKDLWDTIEATAKPPKEEDDEAAFNAWNDKNSMALRVIKNSCQQNTFFEISEISFAKDAWNTLAKKYLPKVVLQVIDTDNYVEWSVQVKDHLMAHDLWDIVEETTNPLYQEDDYTTVHAWRNSMALHVIQNSCDLDTLFEIRDISSAKVAWNTLEKKYLPKNTNSDVIQVLEEYNYVDWSVQVKDYLTAHDLWDIVEENNKPPRQKVDEVACKAWSKKNGTALHVIQISCGIDAFSRIKKISTAKIAWNILAEWNRTNVDREAFLKVAQNWKHINIDHEAFKKDFKKVVESGVWNDVEDFLMRHPDSAGLKITKNGKTALHVVVDAGHESIVEKLVVKMSEQELAVKDEYGDTALFKTIYKKNYRMAECMLRKNVSLVSIKNSSDVLPVVKALYWSKKLARYLYSRTPKEDLNPEKGTDGARLCREAIYNQTLDIALDLIEHFPSLAHATDENDCSPLYALITRPFAFPSENRLVFWKRWI; from the exons ATGGCCGGTGATCAATCGGGCGAACTTCTAAG ATTAAATATGGAAGTAAGGGATGCGTTAGGTGCAGCTGTTCTTAAATATCTTGAGGGATCATATAATTATGTGGATTGGAGTATTCAAGTACAAACCTATTTGGTGGCTAAAGATCTTTGGGACACAATTGAAGCAACTGCCAAACCTCCtaaggaagaagatgatgaagctgCTTTCAATGCTTGGAACGACAAGAATTCCATGGCTTTACGTGTGATCAAGAATTCATGCCAGCAGAACACATTTTTTGAGATTAGTGAGATCAGTTTCGCTAAAGATGCATGGAATACTTTAGCAAAAAAATACCTCCCTAAAG TTGTTCTACAAGTTATTGACACAGATAATTATGTGGAGTGGAGTGTTCAAGTAAAAGACCATTTGATGGCCCATGATCTTTGGGACATAGTTGAAGAAACCACCAACCCTCTTTACCAAGAAGATGATTACACCACTGTCCATGCTTGGAGGAATTCTATGGCTTTACATGTGATCCAGAATTCATGCGATCTGGACACATTATTTGAGATTAGGGATATTAGCTCTGCAAAAGTTGCATGGAATACTTTGGAAAAAAAGTACCTCCCTAAAAATACTAACTCag ATGTTATTCAGGTTCTTGAGGAATATAATTATGTGGATTGGAGTGTTCAAGTAAAAGACTATTTGACGGCCCATGATCTTTGGGACATAGTTGAAGAAAACAACAAACCTCCTAGGCAAAAAGTCGATGAAGTTGCTTGTAAGGCTTGGAGCAAGAAGAATGGCACGGCCTTACATGTTATCCAGATTTCATGTGGAATAGACGCATTTTCTAGAATTAAAAAGATTAGCACTGCAAAAATTGCTTGGAATATTTTGGCag AATGGAACCGAACTAATGTTGACCGTGAGGCATTCCTAAAGGTTGCGCAAAACTGGAAGCATATTAATATTGACCATGAGGCCTTCAAAAAGGACTTCAAAAAGGTTGTGGAAAGTGGTGTTTGGAACGATGTAGAGGATTTCCTTATGCGTCATCCCGATTCTGCGGGTttgaaaatcacaaaaaatggcAAGACGGCTCTTCATGTTGTTGTTGATGCTGGGCATGAGTCTATAGTGGAGAAGTTAGTGGTGAAAATGTCGGAACAAGAATTGGCTGTAAAAGATGAATATGGGGACACAGCTTTATTTAAgacaatttataagaaaaactaCCGAATGGCAGAGTGCATGCTTAGAAAGAACGTGAGCTTGGTCAGCATTAAAAATTCTTCAGATGTACTTCCAGTTGTTAAGGCTCTTTATTGGAGTAAAAAATTGGCTCGCTATCTCTATTCTCGCACTCCAAAGGAAGATCTAAACCCAGAAAAAGGCACAGACGGTGCTAGACTTTGTCGAGAGGCTATATACAACCAAACTTTAG ATATTGCTTTGGATTTAATTGAGCATTTTCCAAGTTTGGCTCATGCTACGGATGAAAACGATTGCAGCCCTTTGTATGCATTGATTACTAGGCCTTTTGCATTCCCGAGTGAAAATCGGCTGGTGTTTTGGAAACGATGGATATAG